In a single window of the Brachionichthys hirsutus isolate HB-005 chromosome 18, CSIRO-AGI_Bhir_v1, whole genome shotgun sequence genome:
- the nkx2.9 gene encoding NK2 transcription factor related, locus 9 has translation MATPTKFSFSVRSILDLPDRDADSISPAYTSWMDCERSPGTSSDEASLEASPDSTKPDDASLDLEPKKIKKRRVLFSKAQTLELERRFRQQRYLSGPEREQLARLLSLTPTQVKIWFQNHRYKMKRGRVDGVLHDLEIPPPPVLRRVVVPILVRDGKPFHTCLLAKEKPGCFAPSPVRLPLAYPPLQHPFPGPLPPRFQQHFPSSGPSWRDFWSDFIPFK, from the exons ATGGCGACACCGACGAAGTTCAGCTTCTCCGTCCGGAGCATCCTGGACCTGCCGGACCGGGACGCGGACTCCATCTCCCCGGCTTACACCTCCTGGATGGACTGCGAGAGGAGCCCCGGCACAT CCTCGGATGAAGCCAGCCTCGAGGCCTCCCCGGACTCCACCAAGCCGGACGACGCGTCTCTGGACTTGGAACCGAAGAAGATCAAGAAGCGCCGGGTGTTGTTCTCCAAGGCGCAGAcgctggagctggagaggcGCTTCCGCCAGCAGCGCTACCTGTCCGGGCCGGAGAGGGAGCAGCTCGCCCGGCTCCTCAGCCTGACGCCGACCCAGGTgaagatctggttccagaaccaCCGGTACAAGATGAAGCGAGGCCGCGTGGACGGGGTCTTGCACGACTTGGAGATACCGCCTCCTCCGGTCCTGCGCCGGGTCGTTGTTCCGATCCTGGTGCGGGACGGGAAACCTTTTCACACCTGCTTACTCGCCAAGGAGAAACCCGGCTGCTTCGCCCCGTCCCCGGTCAGGCTCCCGCTGGCCTACCCGCCTCTCCAGCACCCGTTCCCCGGTCCGCTCCCTCCGCGGTTCCAGCAGCACTTTCCGTCCTCCGGTCCGTCCTGGAGAGACTTTTGGAGCGACTTCATCCCCTTCAAGTGA
- the pax9 gene encoding paired box protein Pax-9, with product MSNPERVSASGANGRRGSVGDFGQVDTLDAEQDPRRRHNADTVVFICGFNTMEPAFGEVNQLGGVFVNGRPLPNAIRLRIVELAQLGIRPCDISRQLRVSHGCVSKILARYNETGSILPGAIGGSKPRVTTPTVVKHIRTYKQRDPGIFAWEIRDRLLADGVCDKFNLPSVSSISRILRNKIGSLSQQSLYESGKQAPLPPPQPALPYNHLYSYPTSKVPTPPGMPTLPGHMAMHRIWPSSHSVTDILGIRSITEQQNAEWIAHSEQLCHGAQHPSLPPSHPSVTLHGVQRHHLGLCDRTHVAAGQWQCALSPQL from the exons ATGAGCAATCCTGAACGCGTCTCTGCGAGCGGAGCCAATGGGCGCCGCGGCAGCGTCGGAG ATTTTGGACAAGTGGACACGCTGGACGCGGAGCAGGATCCACGCAGGAGGCACAACGCGGACACCGTAGTCTTCATTTGCGGCTTTAACACGATGG AGCCAGCCTTCGGGGAGGTGAACCAACTCGGCGGGGTCTTCGTCAACGGCAGGCCGCTCCCCAACGCCATCCGGCTCAGGATCGTGGAGCTGGCCCAGCTCGGGATTCGACCCTGTGACATCAGCAGGCAGCTCCGCGTCTCCCACGGCTGCGTCAGCAAAATCCTGGCCCGCTACAACGAGACCGGCTCCATCCTCCCGGGGGCCATCGGAGGCAGCAAGCCGCGCGTCACCACACCCACCGTGGTCAAGCACATACGGACATACAAGCAGAGGGACCCGGGGATTTTTGCTTGGGAGATACGGGACAGGCTTCTCGCCGACGGGGTTTGCGACAAGTTCAATCTGCCCTCCGTCAGCTCCATCAGCCGGATCCTCCGCAATAAGATCGGGAGTCTGTCCCAGCAGAGCCTCTACGAGTCGGGCAAGCAggcgccgctgccgccgccgcagccGGCGCTGCCCTACAACCACTTATACTCTTACCCGACATCCAAAGTGCCGACTCCCCCCGGCATGCCCACACTCCCCGGACACATGGCTATGCACAGGATATGGCCTTCATCCCACTCGGTCACAGATATTCTGGGGATCCGGTCGATCACGGAGCAACAAA acGCAGAGTGGATCGCCCACAGTGAGCAGCTATGTCACGGCGCCCAGCACCCCTCCCTGCCCCCCTCGCACCCCAGTGTCACCCTCCACGGGGTGCAGCGCCACCACCTCGGCCTGTGTGACCGGACCCACGTGGCAGCCGGCCAGTGGCAATGCGCGCTCTCACCACAGCTGTGA
- the nkx2.1 gene encoding homeobox protein Nkx-2.1, producing the protein MSMSPKHTTPFSVSDILSPLEESYKKVSMENNNMGAPLTSYRQPQVSQAAMQQHHMGHNGTVSAAYHMTAAGVSQLSHTAMGGYCNGNMGDLSSYQDGMRGSTTAAGWYGANPDPRFSTISRFMGSSSGMNMGSMGSLGSLADVGKGMGSLSSTPRRKRRVLFSQAQVYELERRFKQQKYLSAPEREHLASMIHLTPTQVKIWFQNHRYKMKRQAKDKVSQQQMQQEGGSCQQQQSPRRVAVPVLVKDGKPCQGSGHTHTHTHTPASQSHHQQGGMLMPNNTSGLMQHQNQQVGSTGHSPDLAPHSSTPPSLQSQVAGLSHLNSPGAEYGSALQCSALLYGRTW; encoded by the exons ATGTCGATGAGCCCCAAACATACGACTCCTTTTTCTGTTTCCGATATCTTGAGTCCCCTTGAGGAGAGCTATAAGAAAGTAAGTATGGAGAACAACAACATGGGGGCGCCTCTCACCTCCTACCGGCAGCCGCAGGTCTCCCAGGCGGCGATGCAGCAGCACCACATGGGTCACAACGGGACCGTGTCCGCGGCTTACCACATGACGGCGGCAGGTGTTTCTCAGCTGTCGCACACGGCCATGGGGGGTTACTGTAACGGCAACATGGGCGATCTGTCGTCCTACCAGGACGGCATGAGGGGCAGCACCACGGCCGCCGGCTGGTACGGCGCCAACCCGGACCCGCGCTTCTCCACCA TCTCTCGCTTCATGGGTTCCTCCTCCGGCATGAATATGGGCAGCATGGGCAGCCTCGGCTCCCTGGCCGACGTGGGGAAAGGCATGGGCTCCCTGAGCAGCACCCCGAGGAGGAAGCGGCGGGTGCTCTTCTCCCAGGCGCAGGTCTACGAGCTGGAGCGGCGCTTCAAGCAGCAGAAGTACCTGTCTGCGCCGGAGAGGGAGCACCTGGCCAGCATGATCCACCTCACCCCGACCCAGGTgaagatctggttccagaaccaCCGCTACAAGATGAAGAGGCAGGCCAAGGACAAGGTGTcccagcagcagatgcagcaggagGGCGGCTcctgccagcagcagcagtccccGCGGAGGGTGGCCGTTCCGGTGCTGGTGAAGGACGGGAAGCCGTGTCAGGGCAGCggccacacgcacacgcacacgcacacgcccgcGTCCCAGAGCCACCACCAGCAGGGAGGCATGCTCATGCCCAACAACACGTCCGGTCTCatgcagcaccagaaccagcaggtcGGCAGCACGGGCCACTCTCCAGATCTGGCACCGCACTCGTCCACTCCGCCGTCGCTGCAGAGCCAGGTGGCCGGCCTGTCGCACCTCAACTCCCCCGGCGCGGAGTACGGCTCGGCCCTGCAGTGCTCAGCGCTTTTGTACGGCAGGACGTGGTGA